One window of Diabrotica undecimpunctata isolate CICGRU chromosome 8, icDiaUnde3, whole genome shotgun sequence genomic DNA carries:
- the cni gene encoding protein cornichon — MAFNFPAFSYIIALIVDAFLIFFSLFHVIAFDELKTDYKNPIDQCNSLNPLVLPEYLLHLLFNILFAASGEWFSLCLNIPLIAYHFNRYRTRPVMSGYGIYDPTSIMNADVLTRCQREGWVKLAFYLLSFFYYLYGMIYVLISN, encoded by the exons atGGCATTCAATTTTCCAGCATTTTCTTATATAATTGCTTTAATAGTCGACgcctttttgatatttttctcGCTATTTCACGTAATAGCATTTGATGAATTAAAAACTGATTACAAAAATCCTATTGATCAATGTAATAGTCTAAACCCG cTTGTGTTGCCAGAGTACCTGCTCCATCTACTCTTCAACATCTTGTTTGCCGCATCAGGAGAATGGTTTTCGCTTTGTCTAAATATACCTTTGATCGCCTACCATTTCAATAGGTATCGTACACGTCCTGTCATGTCAGGTTATGGAATATATGATCCTACAAGCATCATGAATGCAGATGTACTTACGAGGTGCCAAAGGGAGGGATGGGTCAAGCTAGCCTTCTACTTACTCAGCTTTTTCTACTACCTCTACGG